From one Streptomyces spiramyceticus genomic stretch:
- a CDS encoding tetratricopeptide repeat protein gives MAAQREPNSRLREVIDAVACTYEALARDVQRIAAENGEILQTNKSAISHWVNGTRAPSGRVGQYLAEALSRRARRTITQTEIGLRAADAEELAESDPVLAVTDLGRADVERRRFLAIAAFTTAGVAMPLGYDHEATTRMLRARTGTSVIGVEDVDVVRQITTAFSAADERLGGGHGLTTVTAYLADTAAPMLRARFPSEALRRAAFGAVAELAYLAGWKHHDLGQEGAAQRYYQVGYQLACEADPHGHAAWMMRALAHQALSLKQPHHCVDLAAAALAQGTGHIDGQTEALHHITQARAYAAVNEHPSAARALLAAEDALLRDDGPQPSYSRVSGPAAGTVASHTARTLTDLADHIGTEQQHRDALTRWDPEKYKRVHALTHADLGDSLAAQARADEAVAAWAQALVLMEGMTSDRTRKAITSIRSTLAVYQRRKVPGAADLARRAREALA, from the coding sequence GTGGCGGCGCAGCGAGAACCCAACTCCCGTCTGCGCGAGGTCATCGACGCGGTTGCCTGCACCTACGAGGCTCTCGCCAGGGACGTGCAGCGCATCGCCGCCGAGAACGGCGAGATCCTCCAGACCAACAAGTCGGCCATCTCCCACTGGGTGAACGGCACCCGCGCGCCGTCCGGGCGAGTGGGCCAGTACCTCGCCGAGGCGCTTTCCCGCCGAGCGCGACGCACGATCACCCAGACCGAGATCGGCCTCCGCGCAGCCGACGCCGAAGAGCTGGCGGAATCCGACCCCGTTCTCGCCGTCACCGACCTCGGGCGCGCCGACGTCGAGCGCCGCCGCTTCCTCGCCATCGCGGCCTTCACCACGGCCGGCGTCGCGATGCCGCTCGGCTACGACCACGAGGCCACCACCCGCATGCTCCGCGCCCGCACAGGCACATCCGTGATCGGCGTGGAGGACGTGGACGTCGTACGACAGATCACCACGGCCTTCAGCGCCGCAGACGAACGCCTGGGCGGCGGCCACGGCCTGACCACAGTCACCGCGTACCTCGCCGACACCGCAGCACCCATGCTCCGCGCCCGCTTCCCCAGCGAAGCCTTACGCCGGGCAGCCTTCGGCGCGGTCGCCGAACTCGCCTACCTTGCAGGATGGAAGCACCACGACCTCGGCCAGGAGGGCGCCGCCCAGCGCTACTACCAGGTCGGCTACCAGCTCGCCTGCGAAGCCGACCCCCACGGCCACGCCGCCTGGATGATGAGAGCCCTCGCCCACCAGGCCCTCAGCCTCAAACAGCCCCACCACTGCGTCGACCTCGCCGCAGCCGCCCTTGCTCAAGGCACCGGCCACATCGACGGCCAGACCGAAGCCCTCCACCACATCACCCAAGCCCGCGCCTACGCGGCCGTCAACGAGCACCCCTCGGCCGCACGCGCCCTCCTCGCTGCCGAAGACGCCCTCCTACGGGACGACGGCCCCCAGCCCAGCTACTCCCGCGTCAGCGGCCCCGCCGCCGGCACCGTGGCCAGCCACACCGCCCGCACATTGACCGACCTCGCCGACCACATCGGCACCGAGCAACAGCACCGGGATGCCCTCACCCGCTGGGACCCGGAAAAGTACAAACGCGTCCACGCCCTCACCCACGCCGACCTCGGCGACAGCCTCGCCGCCCAGGCCCGCGCCGACGAAGCCGTCGCCGCCTGGGCCCAAGCCCTGGTTCTCATGGAAGGCATGACCTCAGACCGCACCCGCAAGGCGATCACCTCGATCCGCTCCACCCTCGCGGTCTACCAGCGGCGCAAAGTACCCGGCGCCGCCGATCTCGCCCGCCGCGCCCGCGAGGCCCTCGCCTAA
- a CDS encoding phosphotransferase family protein: MNANPSAELLDNLLTLAGQATAVREEVRVWSMSGVERVTFTDGTTAIFKYAKRPFDSEDQALRLAHTLGVPVPQVHASAVLDGWLGMLMEDLGPAVREADDLDGVAAAVVLHGTRTAPALPVLDQGRLGTLPARALEHLDQLRKAERWQDADDVEDALDRIAQAAEARSAGAMLAPFGWVHSEFHPTSLHIGERDWRLLDFARAFTGPGLLDLASWHGTVEPPHPVRLRVFLEQYVTAGGTSDALAPRGGLIAENWALGWHRMWAVEWFMEQSIRWIDDPATDPAYIKAVRRHLTDVLHLLEI; the protein is encoded by the coding sequence ATGAACGCGAATCCCAGCGCCGAACTCCTGGACAACCTGCTCACCTTGGCCGGCCAGGCCACCGCCGTGCGTGAGGAGGTACGCGTGTGGTCCATGTCCGGCGTCGAACGCGTGACCTTCACCGACGGCACCACGGCCATCTTCAAGTACGCCAAGAGGCCCTTCGACAGCGAGGACCAGGCCCTCCGCCTGGCTCACACACTCGGCGTCCCCGTCCCTCAGGTCCACGCCTCCGCCGTCCTTGACGGCTGGCTCGGCATGCTCATGGAAGACCTCGGCCCCGCCGTCCGCGAGGCCGACGACCTCGACGGCGTCGCCGCGGCCGTGGTCCTGCACGGCACCCGTACGGCTCCCGCCCTGCCCGTCCTCGACCAGGGACGGCTGGGCACGCTGCCGGCCCGGGCGCTGGAGCACCTGGACCAACTGCGTAAGGCCGAACGGTGGCAGGACGCGGACGACGTCGAGGACGCGCTCGACCGGATCGCCCAGGCCGCCGAGGCCCGCTCGGCCGGAGCGATGCTGGCGCCGTTCGGCTGGGTGCACTCCGAGTTCCACCCGACCAGCCTGCACATCGGCGAGCGCGACTGGCGGCTGCTGGACTTCGCCCGCGCCTTCACCGGTCCCGGCCTGCTCGACCTCGCCAGCTGGCACGGCACCGTCGAGCCCCCGCACCCCGTACGTCTGCGCGTCTTTCTGGAGCAGTACGTCACGGCTGGCGGCACCTCCGACGCCCTCGCCCCGCGCGGCGGGCTCATCGCGGAGAACTGGGCCCTGGGCTGGCACCGCATGTGGGCCGTCGAGTGGTTCATGGAGCAGTCCATCCGCTGGATCGACGACCCGGCCACCGACCCCGCCTACATCAAGGCCGTCCGCCGCCACCTCACCGACGTCCTCCACCTCCTGGAGATCTGA
- a CDS encoding class I SAM-dependent methyltransferase, giving the protein MLAQASPWHVHALQRTATALAEPLSVPARMEWTTRPGQGPGADILGVDLRGKRLLELGCGPGHNAAHLATRHGAHVTGVDLVGLQVRRARSHYGRLNNLTFVVGHALHYLQASDEQFDAIYSVFGAAGLVAPELLLPAIAQRLTPGRVLAFSVPHPQRGGRSPSGDDRPRRDHVTLPDRTRLPIARWEFATERWEKHLSHAGFWLTSAQEFHDPRMGHWPTTLLIRGRKL; this is encoded by the coding sequence GTGCTGGCCCAGGCTTCCCCGTGGCACGTCCACGCCCTCCAGCGCACCGCCACCGCACTCGCCGAACCGCTGTCCGTACCCGCGCGAATGGAGTGGACCACCCGGCCCGGCCAAGGACCCGGAGCCGACATCCTCGGCGTGGACCTGCGCGGCAAGCGGCTCCTGGAGCTCGGCTGCGGCCCCGGCCACAACGCCGCCCACCTCGCCACCCGCCACGGCGCACACGTCACCGGGGTCGACCTGGTCGGCCTCCAGGTCCGCCGCGCCCGCTCCCACTACGGGCGGCTGAACAACCTCACCTTCGTTGTCGGCCACGCCCTGCACTACCTGCAAGCCTCCGACGAGCAGTTCGACGCGATCTACTCCGTTTTCGGCGCCGCAGGTCTCGTCGCCCCTGAGCTCCTGCTGCCCGCCATCGCCCAGCGCCTCACGCCCGGCCGGGTGCTCGCCTTCTCCGTTCCGCACCCGCAGCGCGGCGGCCGCAGCCCCTCCGGCGACGACCGGCCTCGCCGCGACCATGTCACCCTCCCCGACCGCACGCGACTGCCCATCGCCCGCTGGGAGTTCGCCACCGAGCGCTGGGAGAAGCACCTCAGCCACGCCGGCTTCTGGCTTACCTCGGCTCAGGAGTTCCACGACCCCCGCATGGGCCACTGGCCCACCACCCTGCTGATCCGCGGCCGCAAGCTCTGA
- a CDS encoding HAD domain-containing protein: protein MRPPYLLLDIDGVLIPFPAADGTTPATHARHDVVPTGRSADNPVTVWLNPDHGHLLMEVIRTGLVTPVWCTSWRQDATTLIGPLLGLPTVPYVDLPRPPITTSHPNGYLWKRDHVDTWLGDAPAVWIDDDFTGLDHEWAVERAARGTATLLVQPDPHLGLQPEHLTEVTTWVSQLPTARVA from the coding sequence ATGCGTCCGCCCTACCTGCTCCTCGACATCGACGGCGTCCTCATACCCTTCCCCGCAGCCGACGGGACCACCCCGGCCACACACGCACGCCACGACGTCGTCCCTACCGGCCGCAGCGCAGACAACCCCGTCACCGTCTGGCTCAACCCGGACCACGGTCACCTGCTGATGGAGGTCATTCGTACCGGCCTGGTCACTCCCGTCTGGTGCACCAGCTGGCGCCAGGACGCCACCACCCTTATCGGCCCCCTCCTCGGCCTCCCGACCGTGCCGTATGTCGATCTCCCGCGTCCGCCGATCACCACTAGCCACCCGAACGGCTACCTGTGGAAGCGCGACCACGTCGACACCTGGCTCGGTGATGCACCCGCCGTCTGGATCGACGACGACTTCACCGGCCTCGATCACGAATGGGCAGTAGAGCGCGCCGCCAGGGGAACGGCGACCCTCCTCGTTCAGCCCGACCCCCACCTCGGGCTGCAGCCCGAGCACCTGACCGAGGTCACGACGTGGGTCTCGCAGTTACCCACAGCCCGCGTCGCCTGA
- the sodN gene encoding superoxide dismutase, Ni — translation MLSRLFAPKVKVSAHCDLPCGVYDPAQARIEAESVKAVQEKMQANDDAHFQARATVIKEQRAELAKHHVSVLWSDYFKPPHFEKYPELHQLVNDALKALSSAKASTDPKTGEKALELIARIDTIFWETKKA, via the coding sequence ATGCTCTCCCGCCTGTTTGCCCCCAAGGTGAAGGTCAGCGCACACTGCGACCTGCCCTGCGGCGTGTACGACCCCGCCCAGGCCCGCATTGAGGCCGAGTCGGTCAAGGCCGTCCAGGAAAAGATGCAGGCCAACGACGACGCGCACTTCCAGGCGCGCGCCACGGTCATCAAGGAGCAGCGCGCGGAGCTTGCCAAGCACCACGTTTCGGTGCTGTGGAGCGACTACTTCAAGCCCCCGCACTTCGAGAAGTACCCGGAGCTGCACCAGCTCGTCAACGACGCCCTGAAGGCGCTGTCGTCGGCGAAGGCGTCGACGGACCCGAAGACGGGCGAGAAGGCACTGGAGCTCATTGCCCGGATCGACACGATCTTCTGGGAGACGAAGAAGGCCTGA
- the sodX gene encoding nickel-type superoxide dismutase maturation protease: MVDQGREPTAMFGVAEVTGLSMVPTLLHRDQLLVHYGVELRAGDVAVLRHPLQQDLLIVKRLVERRDGGWWVLGDNQDAEVTDSRAFGVVPGELVLGRVRARYRPIVAGRQRSIGVVVSWLVSAVRPVLSERSVSRRLRAR; encoded by the coding sequence ATGGTGGATCAAGGGCGGGAGCCGACAGCGATGTTCGGGGTCGCCGAAGTGACGGGTCTTTCCATGGTGCCGACGCTGCTGCACCGGGATCAGTTGCTCGTGCATTACGGAGTGGAACTGCGGGCGGGTGATGTGGCCGTACTGCGGCATCCGTTGCAGCAGGATCTGCTCATCGTGAAGCGGCTGGTCGAGCGGCGCGACGGTGGCTGGTGGGTGCTCGGCGACAACCAGGACGCCGAGGTCACGGACAGCAGGGCGTTCGGCGTGGTGCCGGGCGAGCTGGTGCTGGGGCGGGTACGGGCGCGGTACCGGCCCATTGTGGCGGGGCGTCAGCGTTCGATCGGGGTGGTGGTCTCCTGGCTGGTGTCCGCCGTGCGGCCCGTGCTGAGCGAGCGCTCCGTCTCCAGGCGCTTGCGGGCGCGGTAG
- a CDS encoding CGNR zinc finger domain-containing protein, with product MELAYYSDYAVRLVNSEEPARNKDTLTSVEAVRALFGANSSAARRTTEADVTRFRSVRARLRAIFEAADGGDETLAVDLLNSLLMEFPVSPQISGHQMRKEDGRPDWHMHLADHPSNATAGYAAIASMGLAFHLTEHGADRLGLCQAAPCRNAYLDTSTNRSRRYCSDRCATRANVAAYRARKRLETERSLSTGRTADTSQETTTPIER from the coding sequence GTGGAACTGGCCTATTACTCGGACTACGCCGTGCGCCTGGTCAACAGCGAGGAGCCGGCCCGTAATAAAGACACCCTCACCTCGGTGGAAGCGGTCCGCGCGCTCTTCGGCGCCAATTCGTCGGCAGCCCGCCGTACCACCGAAGCGGATGTCACCCGTTTCCGCTCGGTACGGGCCCGTCTGCGCGCAATCTTCGAGGCGGCCGACGGCGGGGACGAAACGCTCGCCGTGGACCTGCTGAATTCACTTCTCATGGAATTCCCGGTCAGCCCGCAGATCTCCGGCCACCAGATGCGCAAGGAGGACGGTCGTCCCGACTGGCACATGCACCTCGCCGACCACCCCTCCAACGCGACCGCCGGCTACGCCGCCATCGCCTCGATGGGCCTCGCCTTCCACCTCACCGAGCACGGCGCCGACCGCCTCGGCCTGTGCCAGGCAGCGCCGTGCCGCAACGCCTACCTGGACACCTCGACCAACCGATCCCGCCGCTACTGCTCCGACCGCTGCGCGACCCGGGCCAACGTCGCCGCCTACCGCGCCCGCAAGCGCCTGGAGACGGAGCGCTCGCTCAGCACGGGCCGCACGGCGGACACCAGCCAGGAGACCACCACCCCGATCGAACGCTGA
- a CDS encoding class I SAM-dependent methyltransferase — MEVPVAETVTGTDWRAWQESWDRQQEWYMPDREERFRVMLDMVEALVGPEPRVLDLACGTGSITDRLLKRFPRATSTGVDLDPALLAIAEGYFDGDERVTFVTADLKDPQWTDALPYESYDAVLTATALHWLHSEPLTTLYGQVGGLVRPGGVFMNADHMKDERTPRINEAERAHRHMQMDRAKAAGALDWAEWWELAAKDPVLAAPTAKRFEIYGEHADGETPSVEWHARTLREAGGFGEARAVWASPSDSLVLGLK, encoded by the coding sequence GTGGAGGTTCCGGTGGCGGAGACAGTGACGGGCACCGACTGGCGGGCCTGGCAGGAGAGCTGGGACCGGCAGCAGGAGTGGTACATGCCGGACCGCGAGGAGCGGTTCCGGGTCATGCTCGACATGGTCGAGGCCCTGGTCGGCCCCGAGCCGCGGGTGCTGGATCTTGCGTGCGGTACGGGAAGTATCACGGACCGGCTGTTGAAGCGGTTCCCTAGGGCCACCAGCACGGGCGTGGACCTCGACCCGGCGCTGCTCGCCATCGCGGAGGGGTACTTCGACGGGGACGAGCGGGTCACCTTCGTGACGGCCGACCTGAAGGACCCGCAGTGGACCGATGCGCTGCCGTACGAGTCGTACGACGCCGTCCTGACCGCCACCGCCCTGCACTGGCTGCACAGCGAGCCGCTGACGACTCTGTACGGGCAGGTCGGCGGGCTCGTACGCCCCGGCGGCGTCTTCATGAACGCCGACCACATGAAGGACGAGCGGACCCCTCGCATCAACGAGGCCGAACGCGCCCACCGGCACATGCAGATGGACCGCGCCAAGGCCGCCGGCGCGCTCGACTGGGCCGAGTGGTGGGAGCTGGCCGCCAAGGACCCCGTACTCGCCGCGCCGACCGCCAAGCGCTTCGAGATCTACGGCGAGCATGCCGACGGGGAGACGCCGAGCGTCGAGTGGCACGCGCGGACGCTGCGCGAGGCGGGCGGGTTCGGGGAGGCGCGGGCCGTGTGGGCGTCCCCGTCGGACTCCCTGGTCCTCGGGCTGAAATAG
- a CDS encoding amino acid ABC transporter ATP-binding protein, with the protein MTAMVKAEGVHKSYGAAHILKGIDLEVAPREVFCLVGPSGSGKSTFLRCINHLEQINAGRLSVDGRLVGYREKGDKLYELKDSEVAAHRRDIGMVFQRFNLFPHMTALENVMEAPIQVKGEAKAVARERAERLLDRVGLADKARNYPSQLSGGQQQRVAIARALAMEPKLMLFDEPTSALDPELVGDVLDVMRGLAEDGMTMIVVTHEMGFAREVGDSLVFMDGGVVVESGNPRDVLTNPQHDRTKAFLSKVL; encoded by the coding sequence ATGACCGCCATGGTGAAGGCCGAGGGCGTACACAAGTCCTACGGCGCCGCCCACATCCTCAAGGGCATCGACCTGGAGGTCGCCCCGCGTGAGGTGTTCTGCCTGGTCGGCCCGTCCGGCTCCGGCAAGTCGACCTTCCTCCGGTGCATCAACCACCTGGAGCAGATCAACGCCGGCCGGCTGTCCGTGGACGGCCGACTGGTCGGCTACCGCGAGAAGGGCGACAAGCTCTACGAGCTGAAGGACAGCGAGGTCGCGGCGCACCGCCGGGACATCGGCATGGTCTTCCAGCGCTTCAACCTCTTCCCGCACATGACAGCACTCGAAAACGTCATGGAAGCCCCGATCCAGGTCAAGGGCGAGGCGAAGGCGGTGGCTCGCGAGCGGGCCGAGCGTCTGCTGGACCGCGTTGGCCTGGCCGACAAGGCGAGGAACTACCCGTCGCAGCTCTCCGGCGGCCAGCAGCAGCGCGTGGCGATTGCCCGTGCGCTGGCCATGGAGCCGAAGCTGATGCTCTTCGACGAGCCGACGTCGGCGCTCGACCCCGAGCTGGTGGGCGACGTGCTCGACGTGATGCGCGGCCTCGCCGAGGACGGCATGACGATGATCGTCGTCACGCACGAGATGGGCTTCGCCCGCGAAGTCGGCGATTCCCTCGTCTTCATGGACGGCGGTGTCGTGGTCGAGTCGGGCAACCCGCGCGACGTACTGACGAATCCGCAGCACGACCGGACGAAGGCGTTCCTGTCCAAGGTTCTCTGA
- a CDS encoding amino acid ABC transporter permease, giving the protein MTDKFDKAPADEPPEDSAAAKVADAPAHPEQIKAIPVRHWGRWVSGVIVVALLGMLIYAFSQGDVRWDTVGEFIFDDRILAGMGRTLLISVLSMLIGLVLGIVFAVMRLSKNPVTGAVAWLYIWFFRGTPVFVQLLLWFNLAIVFKTLDLGPIYKENMVEVMTPFMVALLGLGLNEGAYMAEIVRAGIQSVDEGQTEASHALGMNNIKTMRRVVLPQAMRVIVPPTGNEFINLLKTSSLVAVVGYVDLLRAAQNIGSTSFAVMEMLLVASVWYLVLTSVFSVGQFYLERRYARGSLRSLPPTPWQKVKTNLLSLTSPRGV; this is encoded by the coding sequence GTGACTGACAAGTTCGACAAGGCGCCCGCCGACGAGCCTCCGGAGGACTCGGCGGCCGCCAAGGTGGCAGACGCCCCCGCTCACCCCGAGCAGATCAAGGCCATCCCGGTGCGGCACTGGGGCCGCTGGGTCTCCGGTGTGATCGTGGTCGCGCTGCTGGGCATGCTGATCTACGCGTTCTCGCAGGGCGACGTCCGCTGGGACACGGTCGGGGAGTTCATCTTCGACGACCGGATCCTGGCGGGCATGGGCCGCACGCTCCTGATCAGCGTGCTCTCGATGCTCATCGGACTCGTCCTGGGCATCGTCTTCGCGGTCATGCGACTGTCGAAGAACCCGGTCACTGGTGCGGTGGCCTGGCTGTACATCTGGTTCTTCCGCGGCACCCCGGTGTTCGTGCAGCTGCTGCTGTGGTTCAACCTTGCGATCGTCTTCAAGACCCTCGACCTCGGGCCGATCTACAAGGAGAACATGGTCGAGGTCATGACGCCGTTCATGGTCGCCCTGCTGGGCCTCGGCCTGAACGAGGGCGCCTACATGGCCGAGATCGTCCGGGCCGGCATCCAGTCCGTCGACGAGGGCCAGACCGAGGCGTCGCACGCCCTGGGCATGAACAACATCAAGACCATGCGGCGGGTGGTGCTGCCGCAGGCGATGCGGGTGATCGTGCCGCCGACCGGCAACGAGTTCATCAACCTGCTCAAGACCTCGTCCTTGGTGGCGGTCGTGGGGTACGTGGACCTGCTGCGCGCAGCGCAGAACATCGGCTCCACCTCGTTCGCCGTGATGGAGATGCTGCTCGTGGCCTCCGTTTGGTACCTGGTCCTGACCAGCGTGTTCAGCGTCGGTCAGTTCTACCTGGAGCGCCGTTACGCACGGGGTTCGCTGCGCAGCCTGCCGCCGACTCCGTGGCAGAAGGTCAAGACGAACCTGCTGTCCCTTACCAGCCCCAGGGGGGTGTGA
- a CDS encoding ABC transporter substrate-binding protein encodes MTASTTRRTAATKSRIVAVGAIAVAGTMLLTGCGDQTGDNGGATKTSDAPLFDKLPKKIQDAGVIKVGTDAAYAPMEYEEGGKIVGIDPDIAAALGKQLGVKFTFTSGTFDGLITSLNTGRQDIVMSAMSDTKARQEGLDEKGKKAGKGVDFVDYFNSGVSLLVKKGNPENIKSLDDLCGKKVAVQRGTIYETTFKDQAKKCGKKTLEIASFDTDAEAQTRVKIGAAVADLNDYPVAAHIAKTAGGGKDFEVAGGQVGAGPFGIAVNKDNTQLRDALKDALNAIIKNGEYEKVLEKWDVKNSAVTEATINAGK; translated from the coding sequence ATGACCGCTAGCACCACCCGTCGTACGGCCGCTACGAAGTCCCGGATTGTCGCGGTCGGCGCGATCGCGGTCGCGGGCACCATGCTGCTGACCGGCTGCGGCGACCAGACCGGCGACAACGGCGGCGCCACCAAGACCTCAGACGCCCCTCTCTTCGACAAGCTGCCGAAGAAGATCCAGGACGCCGGCGTGATCAAGGTCGGTACGGACGCCGCATACGCTCCGATGGAGTACGAAGAGGGCGGAAAGATCGTCGGTATCGACCCCGACATCGCCGCGGCCCTCGGCAAGCAGCTCGGCGTCAAGTTCACGTTCACCAGCGGCACCTTCGACGGCCTGATCACGTCGCTGAACACCGGCCGCCAGGACATCGTCATGTCGGCCATGAGTGACACCAAGGCCCGCCAGGAGGGCCTGGACGAGAAGGGCAAGAAGGCCGGTAAGGGTGTCGACTTCGTCGACTACTTCAACTCGGGCGTCTCGCTGCTGGTCAAGAAGGGCAACCCGGAGAACATCAAGTCTCTGGACGACCTGTGCGGCAAGAAGGTCGCCGTCCAGCGCGGCACGATCTACGAGACCACCTTCAAGGACCAGGCCAAGAAGTGCGGCAAGAAGACGCTTGAGATCGCGTCGTTCGACACCGACGCCGAGGCGCAGACCCGCGTGAAGATCGGCGCCGCCGTGGCCGACCTGAACGACTACCCGGTCGCCGCACACATCGCGAAGACCGCGGGCGGCGGCAAGGACTTCGAGGTCGCAGGCGGCCAGGTCGGTGCCGGCCCCTTCGGCATCGCCGTGAACAAGGACAACACGCAGCTGCGTGACGCGCTCAAGGACGCTCTCAACGCGATCATCAAGAACGGTGAGTACGAGAAGGTCCTGGAGAAGTGGGACGTCAAGAACAGTGCCGTCACCGAGGCGACCATCAACGCCGGCAAGTAA
- a CDS encoding NAD(P)-dependent malic enzyme, with amino-acid sequence MAAEIVNPRSDSDSTTEGSEEPFDPAFALHRGGKMAIQATVPVRDKDDLSLAYTPGVAKVCSAIADEPDLVNDYTWKSNVVAVVTDGTAVLGLGDIGPEASLPVMEGKAILFKQFGGVDAVPIALATTDVEEIIETVVRLAPSFGGVNLEDISAPRCFEIERRLQEELDIPVFHDDQHGTAVVTLAALRNAARLTGRTLGDLRAVISGAGAAGVAIAKFLLAAGIGDVAVADRKGIVSRDREDLTDVKRELADITNRAGLSGSLETALAGADVFIGVSGGTVPEPAVASMAPRSFVFAMANPNPEVHPDVAHKYAAVVATGRSDYPNQINNVLAFPGIFAGALQVRASRITEGMKIAAANALADVVGDALAADYVIPSPFDERVAPAVTAAVAAAARAEGVARR; translated from the coding sequence ATGGCAGCGGAGATCGTCAATCCTCGCAGCGACAGTGACAGCACCACAGAGGGCTCAGAGGAGCCCTTCGATCCGGCATTTGCCCTGCACCGCGGCGGCAAGATGGCCATCCAGGCAACCGTGCCCGTGCGCGACAAGGACGACCTGTCCCTCGCGTACACGCCGGGGGTCGCCAAGGTGTGCAGTGCGATCGCCGATGAGCCCGATCTGGTGAACGACTACACGTGGAAGTCGAACGTCGTGGCCGTCGTGACGGACGGTACGGCGGTTCTGGGACTCGGCGACATCGGTCCTGAGGCCTCGCTCCCCGTCATGGAGGGCAAGGCGATTCTGTTCAAGCAGTTCGGCGGCGTCGACGCGGTTCCGATCGCTCTCGCGACGACCGACGTCGAGGAGATCATCGAGACAGTCGTCCGCCTCGCGCCGTCCTTCGGCGGCGTGAACCTGGAAGACATCTCGGCTCCTCGCTGCTTCGAGATCGAGCGCCGGCTCCAGGAAGAGCTGGACATTCCGGTCTTCCACGACGACCAGCACGGCACGGCCGTGGTCACCCTGGCCGCGCTGCGCAATGCCGCCAGGCTCACCGGCCGTACGCTCGGCGACCTGCGGGCCGTCATCTCGGGCGCCGGCGCGGCCGGTGTCGCCATCGCCAAGTTCCTGCTTGCGGCGGGGATCGGCGATGTCGCCGTGGCCGACCGCAAGGGCATTGTCAGCCGGGACCGCGAGGACCTGACGGACGTCAAGCGCGAGCTGGCCGACATCACCAACCGGGCCGGTCTGAGCGGTTCGCTGGAGACCGCGCTGGCCGGAGCCGACGTCTTCATCGGCGTCTCCGGCGGTACGGTGCCGGAGCCTGCGGTGGCTTCGATGGCGCCGCGGTCGTTCGTGTTCGCGATGGCCAACCCGAACCCCGAGGTGCACCCGGACGTGGCGCACAAGTACGCGGCGGTCGTCGCGACGGGGCGCAGCGACTACCCGAACCAGATCAACAACGTGCTGGCCTTCCCGGGGATCTTCGCGGGTGCGCTCCAGGTGCGGGCCTCCCGTATCACGGAGGGCATGAAGATCGCGGCGGCGAACGCGCTGGCGGACGTCGTGGGCGATGCGCTCGCCGCGGACTACGTCATCCCCTCGCCGTTCGACGAGCGGGTCGCCCCGGCGGTCACTGCGGCGGTTGCCGCGGCGGCTCGCGCCGAGGGTGTGGCGCGGCGGTAG